From the genome of bacterium, one region includes:
- a CDS encoding DUF4276 family protein: MILAFVEGEGEALAVPLLLRRLVWEMQVFDVQIGTAVRRTRDRLAGRDGLRATMDLARRIKDVEGVLLLLDADDDCPAVEGPRITEWLRDVAPDVRSGLVMANREYEAWFLASWETMTETGDRARLMNDPDVPRDAKGRVARGLGIRYHEPFDQVRLTNLIDLRVAAQRSRSFRKLVMEVERLLRRCGRQPISFLGEVSHGQG, from the coding sequence ATGATCCTGGCCTTTGTCGAAGGGGAAGGCGAGGCACTAGCCGTGCCGCTGTTACTGCGTCGCCTGGTGTGGGAGATGCAGGTTTTCGATGTCCAGATCGGCACCGCCGTGCGTCGCACGAGGGATCGATTGGCCGGCAGGGATGGCTTGCGGGCGACGATGGATCTGGCGCGCAGGATCAAGGATGTCGAGGGCGTCTTGTTGCTGCTGGATGCCGATGATGACTGCCCTGCGGTAGAAGGACCCCGCATCACCGAATGGCTGCGGGATGTGGCGCCGGATGTCAGAAGCGGCCTGGTGATGGCCAATCGTGAGTACGAAGCCTGGTTTCTGGCATCCTGGGAGACCATGACCGAAACGGGCGACCGGGCTCGCCTGATGAATGATCCGGATGTTCCACGTGATGCCAAGGGTCGGGTTGCGCGTGGCTTGGGCATCCGCTACCACGAGCCATTCGACCAGGTGAGACTTACCAACCTCATCGATTTGCGAGTGGCGGCGCAACGCTCCCGCTCCTTCCGCAAGCTGGTGATGGAGGTGGAGCGGCTGCTCCGCCGATGCGGCCGCCAGCCCATCTCTTTCCTCGGCGAGGTATCCCATGGCCAAGGCTGA
- a CDS encoding DEAD/DEAH box helicase family protein, with product MAKADELPLPIQPVAQPILCSPYREPDQHWFYDTATGIPSQRPGRRPASYWFKTERTGSAQMDLLAEEERDDLPLVNALRDDVRRWRQSGWEGASETTKKLLRHWWREDRGRRLFFCQVEAVETVIYLREILDQGRKPRWNTRITQADYEKLCRGVNPRPDNWRARVAQHPKLIDRPHEASAKDLVRHACKMATGSGKTVVMAMVIAWAFCNRGAKPGDPRYPRRVLVVCPNLTIRERLAVLSWSDPGNYYEKFDLVPANLREDLAKGQVLVTNWHLFNETPEEQKVGGVAIKRLGQETPEAFARNRLGDLWDDEPLLVLNDEGHHAYRPAPVPDDADLTADERADREEATVWVAGLDRIQAACGIAFCVDLSATPFYIKGSGYPEGSPFPWIVSDFSLVDAIESGITKIPRLPAMDNTGRPDPKYFHLWDHITRDLKAGERFTGGKPKPEVVYRKAEDALLTLAGEWRERHEQILGAAPGQDRTPPVLIIVCDNTQIAQEFFRVISGESLVKRKNEADEDDLEDEEDHGKARRKKRSKHIKAYSAGLKGFAEFWNRPGVDVTIRIDTELLSQAESDKVDATRKEAAEALRRVVSTVGRLGEPGEKVRCVISVNMLSEGWDANNVTHILGLRAFRSQLLCEQVVGRGLRRMDYEPDPATGLLTPEYVDIFGVPFSLIPFKGRQPGTGAPQEDRPRHEVLALPERATFEIRFPNVEGYVVDLRRHVIRCDVDRVETTTLDPNRMVKEAFVRPQVGYQVGYPGQYGGFGFEGRDRHAYYGSMHPQTIAFEIARGIVYQLTTSSSDGSKACSRIGRAALFPQVLNIVEQYLARRVRYNGMHPCEVGLEEYVLGITSLLVAAIEPDESAGETPLLPRLNRYRPLGSTAQVHFKTVKPVVATVASHINFVACDTRTWEQAATAQLEALAIGGWIQCYARNDHLEFQIPYDWYGHPRSYEPDFLVRLPDGRMFILEIKGLPHEETEAKHQAAQRWVSAVNHFGQLGMWQFHVCWDPQQLRAELQQLISSW from the coding sequence ATGGCCAAGGCTGACGAACTGCCCCTGCCCATCCAGCCCGTCGCCCAGCCCATCCTCTGCTCGCCCTACCGGGAGCCGGACCAGCACTGGTTCTACGACACGGCCACGGGCATTCCCTCCCAGCGTCCGGGACGCCGACCGGCGAGCTATTGGTTCAAGACGGAGCGCACGGGCTCCGCCCAGATGGATCTGCTGGCCGAGGAGGAGCGGGACGATCTTCCTTTGGTGAACGCCTTGCGTGACGACGTGCGCCGTTGGAGGCAGTCGGGCTGGGAGGGCGCCTCCGAGACCACCAAGAAACTGCTGCGGCACTGGTGGCGCGAGGACCGCGGCCGTCGGCTCTTCTTCTGCCAGGTGGAGGCGGTGGAGACGGTCATCTACCTGCGGGAGATCCTCGATCAAGGGCGCAAGCCCCGTTGGAACACGCGGATCACCCAGGCCGACTACGAGAAACTGTGCCGAGGAGTGAATCCGCGCCCTGACAATTGGCGTGCCCGTGTGGCCCAGCACCCCAAATTGATCGACCGCCCCCACGAAGCCAGCGCCAAGGACCTGGTCCGCCACGCTTGCAAGATGGCCACGGGCAGCGGCAAGACCGTCGTGATGGCCATGGTGATCGCCTGGGCCTTCTGCAATCGGGGAGCGAAACCCGGTGATCCTCGCTATCCCCGTCGCGTGCTGGTGGTCTGCCCCAACCTGACCATCCGCGAGCGTCTGGCCGTGCTGTCCTGGTCGGACCCGGGCAACTACTACGAGAAGTTCGATCTGGTGCCGGCCAACCTACGCGAGGATCTCGCCAAGGGGCAGGTGCTGGTGACCAACTGGCACCTGTTCAACGAAACACCGGAGGAGCAGAAAGTCGGCGGTGTGGCGATCAAGCGCCTGGGCCAGGAGACTCCCGAGGCCTTCGCCCGCAACCGCTTGGGCGACCTGTGGGACGACGAGCCCTTGCTGGTGCTCAACGACGAAGGCCATCATGCCTACCGCCCGGCGCCTGTTCCGGATGATGCGGATCTGACTGCGGACGAGCGGGCCGACCGCGAGGAGGCCACGGTCTGGGTGGCGGGGTTGGATCGCATCCAGGCCGCCTGCGGCATCGCCTTCTGTGTGGATCTCTCCGCCACACCCTTCTACATCAAAGGCAGTGGTTATCCGGAGGGTTCACCCTTCCCCTGGATCGTCAGCGATTTCAGCCTGGTGGATGCCATCGAGAGCGGCATCACCAAGATCCCCCGCTTGCCGGCGATGGACAACACCGGTCGGCCCGATCCCAAGTACTTCCATCTGTGGGACCACATCACCCGCGACCTGAAGGCCGGCGAGCGCTTCACGGGCGGCAAACCCAAACCCGAGGTGGTCTATCGCAAGGCGGAGGACGCCTTGCTGACCTTGGCGGGCGAGTGGCGGGAGCGGCACGAGCAGATCCTGGGAGCCGCTCCCGGCCAGGATCGCACGCCACCCGTGCTGATCATCGTCTGCGACAACACCCAGATCGCACAGGAGTTCTTCCGCGTCATTTCCGGGGAGAGTCTGGTGAAGCGGAAGAATGAGGCGGATGAAGATGATCTGGAAGATGAGGAGGATCATGGTAAGGCCCGCCGGAAGAAGCGGTCAAAGCACATCAAGGCGTACAGTGCGGGACTGAAAGGCTTCGCGGAGTTCTGGAACCGTCCAGGCGTGGATGTGACGATCCGGATTGACACGGAGCTGTTGTCCCAGGCCGAGAGCGACAAGGTGGATGCCACGCGCAAAGAAGCGGCCGAAGCGCTGCGGCGTGTCGTCTCCACCGTGGGTCGCCTCGGCGAACCGGGGGAGAAGGTCCGCTGCGTGATCAGCGTGAACATGCTCAGCGAAGGTTGGGACGCCAACAATGTGACGCACATCCTGGGCTTGCGTGCCTTCCGCAGCCAGCTTCTGTGCGAGCAGGTGGTGGGGCGTGGCCTGCGGCGGATGGACTATGAGCCGGATCCTGCCACGGGTCTTCTGACACCCGAGTACGTGGACATCTTTGGCGTGCCCTTTTCCCTGATCCCCTTCAAGGGCCGCCAGCCAGGAACGGGGGCGCCCCAGGAGGACCGGCCACGGCACGAAGTATTGGCCCTACCGGAGCGGGCAACCTTTGAGATCCGCTTCCCGAATGTGGAGGGATACGTCGTCGACTTGCGGCGACACGTCATTCGCTGCGACGTGGATCGGGTCGAGACCACAACATTGGATCCCAATCGCATGGTCAAGGAGGCTTTCGTACGGCCGCAAGTGGGATATCAGGTTGGCTATCCTGGGCAGTACGGCGGCTTCGGGTTCGAAGGCCGGGATCGTCACGCCTACTATGGCTCCATGCATCCCCAGACCATCGCATTCGAGATTGCCAGGGGGATCGTGTATCAACTGACGACCTCGTCCTCCGATGGATCAAAGGCCTGCAGCCGCATTGGGCGTGCTGCCCTCTTTCCACAAGTGCTGAACATTGTCGAACAGTATCTGGCCCGCCGGGTTCGATACAACGGCATGCATCCTTGCGAAGTCGGCCTGGAAGAGTATGTCTTGGGGATCACCTCCTTGCTGGTGGCTGCCATCGAACCTGATGAATCCGCTGGCGAGACACCTCTTCTTCCCCGTTTGAACCGGTACCGGCCATTGGGCAGCACCGCGCAGGTCCATTTCAAGACCGTCAAGCCCGTGGTGGCAACGGTCGCCAGCCACATCAATTTCGTCGCCTGTGACACCAGGACCTGGGAGCAGGCGGCAACGGCCCAGTTGGAGGCCTTGGCAATTGGCGGGTGGATCCAGTGCTATGCGCGGAATGACCACTTGGAGTTCCAGATCCCCTACGACTGGTATGGACATCCACGCAGTTACGAACCGGATTTTCTGGTTCGACTGCCTGATGGCAGGATGTTCATCTTAGAGATCAAGGGCCTGCCACATGAAGAGACGGAGGCGAAGCACCAAGCAGCCCAAAGATGGGTGTCAGCAGTCAACCACTTCGGCCAGTTGGGGATGTGGCAGTTCCATGTCTGCTGGGATCCACAACAGCTTCGGGCGGAACTTCAGCAGCTGATCTCATCCTGGTAG
- a CDS encoding Mur ligase family protein: protein MQQQDGARKAGPKARQNGPRARNSGGATWIIGVGGVAMGALAICLRRMGQTVGGSDQGIYPPMSDMLREAGVTWEEGYARGRVRAWRERHPELRVVVGNAIPRGNPELEEALALGCPLTSLPEVLRHEFLPGARSVVISGTHGKTTTANLAAWLLEQLGLQPGWFIGGRPGGLGESLRPIGAEGAPFVSEGDEYDSVFYDKRSKFFHYWPRVLVINHVEFDHADIFSDLEAIRTAFRRLVNQVPENGLVLLNAESDEAVAAAARGLAPLVGFGASADSAYRLLGEEALPTGSLFRFALPEDPAWVRDLAKSNAATSEPMDNLATRCATLFPGSDAARLSRGQAAALGRASLRQPDRMMEVSVRSPLGGAYNGRNILAALAVVDSCGGDRRRALELLQDFKGPARRMDGYTCKDGLLLYDDFGHHPTAVREALAALRHKHPDRMITALVEPRSNTSVRNVMQEAWMDSLSGADAVVMGGLHRPWKYERTELFDFAATRRNLGERGVAFLQEDDPARIADMLRTLLSGQCPESGWERLAALPPERHLWVIFSNGSFGGLRQRLLEDWKGMPAA, encoded by the coding sequence ATGCAACAACAGGATGGCGCCCGCAAGGCCGGGCCGAAGGCCCGGCAGAACGGGCCAAGGGCCCGGAACAGCGGGGGCGCGACCTGGATCATCGGCGTGGGCGGCGTGGCGATGGGGGCGCTGGCCATCTGCCTCCGGCGGATGGGCCAGACCGTGGGCGGCTCGGACCAGGGAATCTATCCGCCCATGTCCGACATGCTGCGCGAGGCGGGCGTGACGTGGGAGGAGGGCTATGCCCGGGGTCGCGTCCGGGCTTGGCGGGAGCGGCATCCGGAGCTGCGCGTGGTGGTGGGCAACGCCATACCGCGGGGCAATCCGGAGTTGGAGGAGGCCCTGGCCCTGGGCTGTCCCCTCACCTCGCTGCCGGAGGTGCTTCGCCACGAGTTCCTGCCCGGCGCCAGATCCGTCGTGATCAGCGGCACCCACGGCAAGACGACCACGGCCAACCTGGCGGCCTGGCTGCTGGAGCAGCTGGGGCTGCAGCCCGGCTGGTTCATCGGGGGACGGCCGGGGGGGCTGGGGGAGAGCCTGCGCCCCATCGGGGCGGAAGGAGCACCCTTTGTCAGCGAGGGCGACGAGTACGACAGCGTCTTCTACGACAAGCGCAGCAAGTTTTTCCACTATTGGCCGCGCGTGCTGGTGATCAATCATGTGGAATTCGACCACGCCGACATCTTCAGCGACCTGGAAGCCATCCGCACCGCCTTCCGCCGCCTGGTCAACCAAGTGCCGGAGAACGGGCTGGTCTTGCTGAACGCGGAGAGCGACGAGGCCGTCGCGGCGGCGGCCCGCGGTCTGGCCCCTTTGGTGGGTTTCGGCGCGTCAGCGGACAGCGCCTACCGCCTTCTCGGCGAGGAAGCGCTGCCCACCGGCAGTCTCTTCCGCTTCGCCCTGCCCGAAGATCCCGCCTGGGTGCGAGATCTGGCCAAGTCAAATGCGGCCACAAGCGAGCCGATGGACAACTTGGCCACTCGCTGCGCAACACTGTTTCCGGGGAGTGACGCGGCGCGTCTGTCCCGGGGACAGGCGGCGGCGCTTGGCCGGGCGAGCCTGCGACAGCCCGATCGCATGATGGAGGTGTCGGTCAGATCCCCACTGGGCGGCGCCTACAATGGCCGCAACATTCTGGCGGCCCTGGCCGTGGTGGACAGCTGCGGCGGCGACCGGCGGCGGGCGCTGGAGCTGCTGCAGGACTTCAAAGGCCCGGCCCGACGGATGGACGGCTACACCTGCAAGGATGGCTTGTTGCTCTATGACGATTTCGGGCACCATCCCACGGCGGTGCGGGAGGCGCTCGCCGCCTTGCGGCACAAGCACCCGGACCGGATGATCACGGCGCTGGTCGAGCCCCGCTCCAACACCAGCGTGCGCAATGTGATGCAGGAGGCCTGGATGGATAGCCTTTCGGGAGCCGACGCCGTGGTGATGGGCGGCCTGCATCGACCCTGGAAGTATGAGCGGACCGAACTTTTCGATTTCGCCGCCACGCGGCGAAACCTGGGTGAGCGGGGCGTTGCCTTCCTCCAGGAGGACGACCCGGCCCGCATCGCCGACATGCTGCGAACCCTGCTTTCGGGTCAATGCCCCGAGAGCGGCTGGGAGCGCCTGGCCGCCCTCCCGCCGGAGCGCCATTTATGGGTCATTTTCAGCAACGGATCCTTCGGCGGGCTGCGGCAGCGGCTGCTGGAGGATTGGAAAGGCATGCCTGCGGCCTGA
- a CDS encoding response regulator, with amino-acid sequence MSDSRNILIVDDNADQCDILANLVAEIGHKAYTATDGQMALQVFQERSIDLVITDIKMPRMDGMTLLERIRQLDPAVRVIVITGFPSSETILRTIENDGYTYLVKPVKLKSMATLIEKAFSDPIEG; translated from the coding sequence GTGAGCGACAGCCGGAATATCCTGATCGTCGATGACAACGCGGACCAGTGCGACATCCTGGCCAACCTGGTGGCGGAGATCGGCCACAAGGCCTATACGGCGACCGATGGTCAGATGGCCCTCCAGGTGTTTCAGGAGCGATCCATCGACTTGGTGATCACCGACATCAAGATGCCCCGGATGGACGGCATGACCCTGCTGGAGCGCATCCGCCAGCTGGATCCGGCCGTCCGCGTCATCGTCATCACCGGTTTCCCCTCGTCCGAGACCATCCTGCGCACCATCGAGAACGACGGCTACACCTACCTGGTCAAGCCCGTCAAGCTCAAGTCCATGGCCACGCTCATCGAGAAGGCGTTCAGCGACCCCATCGAAGGCTGA